The following coding sequences are from one Patagioenas fasciata isolate bPatFas1 chromosome 23, bPatFas1.hap1, whole genome shotgun sequence window:
- the LOC139825491 gene encoding uncharacterized protein isoform X1: MERLKRRGRREGGAEIPPAPARDTSTACCCIAVVLQAQPRVCTEEETRKLWESLCSKIEQKRSSGTAKGLEKRARAMGGPGTAGREKQLGKEHSQLSVCLLECSPLKKGLWASFRPELGKEGVFLTALGARRAAGWDCTPGTWTCSLQTAADPTTGVLTRLVALHLCAYKTAELCTQLRSSGERICSTSASARRPSQALRLARETRSKSLLRRDERQCRPGCWHQLLPPSVKPPLQTAGSHAVGVSLVAVRLRWAVGERWGGRERPAGRGLELRPCSKGSPPQGSAGPARLRPRSWCPCTLWPWH, encoded by the coding sequence atggagaggctgaaaagaaggggcaggagggaggggggcgctgaaatccccccagcccctgccagggacaccagcactgcctgctgctgcattgccgtggtcctgcaggcgcagccccgcgtgtgcacggaggaggaaacacgcaagctctgggagtccttgtgcagcaagatagagcagaagcgcagcagtggcaccgccaaaggcctggaaaaaagagccagagcaatgggaggcccaggtaccgcaggccgtgaaaaacaactggggaaagagcattcccagttgagtgtttgccttttggagtgctcgcctctgaaaaaggggctgtgggccagcttcaggccagagctgggcaaagagggtgttttcctgacagccctgggggcacggagagcagcagggtgggactgcaccccagggacctggacctgctctctccagacagcagcagatcccaccacaggtgtcctgaccagacttgttgctctgcacctctgtgcatacaagactgcagagctttgtactcaactccgcagctctggagagcggatctgctccacgtcggccagtgccaggagaccgtctcaggcgctgaggctcgcgagagagacgcgcagcaagagccttctccggcgtgacgagcgccagtgccggccaggctgctggcaccagctcttgcccccatcagtaaagccccccctgcaaaccgctgggtctcacgctgtgggtgtttccttggtggctgtgaggctgcgctgggcagtgggtgagcgctgggggggcagggaaaggcctgcagggagagggctggagctccggccctgctccaagggcagccctccccaaggctctgctggacccgctcggctgcggccccgctcttggtgcccctgcaccttgtggccctggcactga
- the LOC139825491 gene encoding uncharacterized protein isoform X2, with protein MEDWEEAGEEPPTVPEDNSIPPKRSLSPRTDRALREVVTCILGQVARKRRGERDEQLDLQDKLQCELAVLRWERSGKEAGSSQHLREAAPQAAPPAKAGERRAGPVRPQGSMWWRL; from the exons atggaggactgggaagaggccggagaagagccccccacagtccctgaggacaacagcatccccccgaagcg gagcctttccccacggacagaccgggccctgcgggaggtggtgacctgcatcctggggcaggtggcccgcaagaggagaggggagagggatgagcagctggatctgcaggacaagctccagtg cgagctggccgtgctgcgctgggaacggtcggggaaagaggcaggcagcagccaacacctgcgggaagctgcaccccaggctgcaccccctgccaaggcgggggagaggagggcaggaccggtacgtccccaaggctcgatgtggtggcgtttgtaa